The following proteins are co-located in the Thermodesulfobacteriota bacterium genome:
- a CDS encoding MgtC/SapB family protein, with protein MELTGIFEYDPVEVKVLVHVVVAMLLGALVGLDREFEGKPAGLRTNMLVAGSAALLVWCGRMVVPWYGLGEMALGSDPLRIIGAIITGVSFLGAGTIIRGGGSEKVHGLTTAATLLFVASVGICVALSKIVIAIGVTVLALLTLRGVGHAEDLIRTIRTGRKTH; from the coding sequence ATGGAGCTTACAGGTATTTTCGAGTACGACCCGGTGGAAGTCAAAGTCCTGGTCCATGTTGTGGTGGCCATGCTCTTGGGCGCGCTCGTAGGGCTCGATCGCGAGTTCGAGGGCAAGCCGGCGGGGCTGAGGACCAACATGCTGGTGGCGGGATCGGCTGCGCTCCTGGTATGGTGCGGGCGCATGGTCGTGCCGTGGTATGGTCTCGGCGAGATGGCGCTCGGGTCCGACCCTCTCCGTATAATCGGCGCGATAATAACAGGCGTCAGCTTCCTCGGCGCGGGCACGATAATAAGAGGCGGCGGGTCCGAAAAGGTCCACGGCCTCACGACCGCCGCGACGCTTCTCTTCGTGGCTTCCGTCGGCATATGCGTCGCTCTTTCGAAGATAGTGATAGCGATAGGCGTCACGGTGCTCGCACTTCTTACCCTCCGGGGTGTAGGGCATGCCGAGGACTTGATCCGCACCATCCGGACGGGCCGCAAAACCCACTGA
- a CDS encoding DUF1328 domain-containing protein → MLGWAVTFLVIAIVAGILGFGGIAGTAAGIAKILFFVFLIIFIASLVLGRRPPA, encoded by the coding sequence ATGCTTGGATGGGCCGTTACGTTTCTCGTTATTGCAATAGTTGCGGGGATACTCGGATTCGGCGGGATAGCCGGAACTGCGGCGGGGATAGCGAAGATACTGTTTTTCGTCTTCCTGATTATCTTTATAGCCTCCCTGGTACTGGGCAGACGTCCTCCCGCGTGA